A stretch of Prunus dulcis chromosome 6, ALMONDv2, whole genome shotgun sequence DNA encodes these proteins:
- the LOC117632464 gene encoding omega-3 fatty acid desaturase, chloroplastic-like isoform X2: MAASWVLSECGLKPLPQNFHRPTAGFSSNHQAKVRVFRSNKSVTDLRLASAKISSACFRGRSWGLKVSAPLKVASIEDEKERVNGVNGVGDEEELEFDPGAPPPFKLADIKAAIPKHCWVKDPWKSMSYVVRDVLVVFGLAAAAVYTNKWFVWPLYWAAQGTMFWALFVLGHDCGHGSFSNNPKLNSVAGHLLHSSILVPYHGWRISHRTHHQNHGHVENDESWHPLSERIYKKLDNMTRILRFTVPFPMLAYPFYLWNRSPGKTGSHFHPNSDLFVPNERKDVITSTLCWTAMAALLVGLSFVMGPIQLLKLYGIPYWVFVMWLDLVTYLHHHGHEDKLPWYRGKEWSYLRGGLTTLDRDYGLINNIHHDIGTHVVHHLFPQIPHYHLVEATEAAKPVFGKYYREPKKSGPLPFHLLGSFIRSLKKDHYVNDNGDVVYYQTDPDFGGFPKSK; encoded by the exons ATGGCGGCGAGTTGGGTTCTCTCAGAATGTGGCTTAAAGCCTCTCCctcaaaattttcatagaCCCACAGCCGGATTTTCCTCTAACCACCAAGCAAAAGTTCGAGTTTTTCGGTCGAACAAGAGCGTGACAGATCTAAGATTGGCTTCAGCCAAAATTTCGAGTGCGTGCTTTAGAGGGAGAAGCTGGGGTCTGAAAGTGAGTGCTCCATTAAAAGTTGCTTCTATTGAAGACGAGAAAGAGAGAGTCAATGGTGTTAATGGCGTTGGAGATGAAGAAGAGCTGGAATTTGATCCAGGTGCACCACCACCGTTTAAATTGGCTGACATTAAAGCAGCCATTCCGAAGCATTGTTGGGTTAAGGACCCGTGGAAGTCAATGAGCTATGTGGTAAGGGATGTGCTGGTGGTTTTTGGATTGGCTGCAGCGGCGGTTTATACAAACAAGTGGTTCGTTTGGCCTCTGTATTGGGCTGCTCAGGGGACAATGTTTTGGGCTCtctttgttcttggacatgaTTG TGGCCATGGAAGCTTTTCAAATAATCCCAAGCTAAACAGTGTGGCGGGGCATCTCTTGCATTCTTCAATTCTTGTACCCTATCATGGATG GAGAATTAGCCACAGGACTCATCATCAAAACCATGGCCATGTTGAGAATGATGAATCATGGCACCCG TTATCTGAGAGAATTTACAAGAAATTGGATAACATGACACGGATTTTGCGGTTCACCGTTCCTTTTCCCATGCTTGCATACCCTTTCTACCTT TGGAATAGAAGTCCAGGAAAGACTGGTTCTCACTTTCACCCAAACAGCGACCTGTTTGTCCCAAATGAGAGGAAAGATGTGATCACTTCCACTTTGTGTTGGACAGCAATGGCTGCTTTGCTTGTGGGGTTGTCCTTTGTAATGGGTCCTATTCAATTGCTTAAGCTCTATGGCATTCCCTACTGG gtGTTTGTCATGTGGCTGGATTTGGTAACTTACTTGCATCACCATGGCCATGAAGACAAATTACCATGGTATAGAGGAAAG GAATGGAGTTATCTAAGGGGAGGGCTTACCACACTTGATCGTGACTACGGATTGATCAATAACATCCACCATGACATAGGCACCCATGTGGTTCATCATCTTTTTCCTCAAATACCCCATTACCATTTAGTTGAAGCA ACTGAAGCAGCTAAGCCAGTATTTGGGAAATATTACAGAGAGCCAAAGAAATCAGGGCCTCTACCGTTTCACCTGCTTGGGAGTTTTATTAGAAGCTTGAAGAAAGACCACTATGTCAATGACAATGGGGATGTTGTGTACTACCAAACTGACCCTGATTTTGGTGGCTTTCCAAAATCTAAGTAA
- the LOC117632464 gene encoding omega-3 fatty acid desaturase, chloroplastic-like isoform X1: MAASWVLSECGLKPLPQNFHRPTAGFSSNHQAKVRVFRSNKSVTDLRLASAKISSACFRGRSWGLKVSAPLKVASIEDEKERVNGVNGVGDEEELEFDPGAPPPFKLADIKAAIPKHCWVKDPWKSMSYVVRDVLVVFGLAAAAVYTNKWFVWPLYWAAQGTMFWALFVLGHDCGHGSFSNNPKLNSVAGHLLHSSILVPYHGWRISHRTHHQNHGHVENDESWHPVSLFFLCCMDSLFNFCLGHPGFLYLLEDDKFLCLQLSERIYKKLDNMTRILRFTVPFPMLAYPFYLWNRSPGKTGSHFHPNSDLFVPNERKDVITSTLCWTAMAALLVGLSFVMGPIQLLKLYGIPYWVFVMWLDLVTYLHHHGHEDKLPWYRGKEWSYLRGGLTTLDRDYGLINNIHHDIGTHVVHHLFPQIPHYHLVEATEAAKPVFGKYYREPKKSGPLPFHLLGSFIRSLKKDHYVNDNGDVVYYQTDPDFGGFPKSK; the protein is encoded by the exons ATGGCGGCGAGTTGGGTTCTCTCAGAATGTGGCTTAAAGCCTCTCCctcaaaattttcatagaCCCACAGCCGGATTTTCCTCTAACCACCAAGCAAAAGTTCGAGTTTTTCGGTCGAACAAGAGCGTGACAGATCTAAGATTGGCTTCAGCCAAAATTTCGAGTGCGTGCTTTAGAGGGAGAAGCTGGGGTCTGAAAGTGAGTGCTCCATTAAAAGTTGCTTCTATTGAAGACGAGAAAGAGAGAGTCAATGGTGTTAATGGCGTTGGAGATGAAGAAGAGCTGGAATTTGATCCAGGTGCACCACCACCGTTTAAATTGGCTGACATTAAAGCAGCCATTCCGAAGCATTGTTGGGTTAAGGACCCGTGGAAGTCAATGAGCTATGTGGTAAGGGATGTGCTGGTGGTTTTTGGATTGGCTGCAGCGGCGGTTTATACAAACAAGTGGTTCGTTTGGCCTCTGTATTGGGCTGCTCAGGGGACAATGTTTTGGGCTCtctttgttcttggacatgaTTG TGGCCATGGAAGCTTTTCAAATAATCCCAAGCTAAACAGTGTGGCGGGGCATCTCTTGCATTCTTCAATTCTTGTACCCTATCATGGATG GAGAATTAGCCACAGGACTCATCATCAAAACCATGGCCATGTTGAGAATGATGAATCATGGCACCCGGTTAGTCTTTTTTTCCTCTGTTGTATGGATTCTCTGTTCAACTTTTGCTTGGGGCATCCTGGGTTTCTCTATTTGTTAGAGGATGACAAATTTCTATGCTTGCAGTTATCTGAGAGAATTTACAAGAAATTGGATAACATGACACGGATTTTGCGGTTCACCGTTCCTTTTCCCATGCTTGCATACCCTTTCTACCTT TGGAATAGAAGTCCAGGAAAGACTGGTTCTCACTTTCACCCAAACAGCGACCTGTTTGTCCCAAATGAGAGGAAAGATGTGATCACTTCCACTTTGTGTTGGACAGCAATGGCTGCTTTGCTTGTGGGGTTGTCCTTTGTAATGGGTCCTATTCAATTGCTTAAGCTCTATGGCATTCCCTACTGG gtGTTTGTCATGTGGCTGGATTTGGTAACTTACTTGCATCACCATGGCCATGAAGACAAATTACCATGGTATAGAGGAAAG GAATGGAGTTATCTAAGGGGAGGGCTTACCACACTTGATCGTGACTACGGATTGATCAATAACATCCACCATGACATAGGCACCCATGTGGTTCATCATCTTTTTCCTCAAATACCCCATTACCATTTAGTTGAAGCA ACTGAAGCAGCTAAGCCAGTATTTGGGAAATATTACAGAGAGCCAAAGAAATCAGGGCCTCTACCGTTTCACCTGCTTGGGAGTTTTATTAGAAGCTTGAAGAAAGACCACTATGTCAATGACAATGGGGATGTTGTGTACTACCAAACTGACCCTGATTTTGGTGGCTTTCCAAAATCTAAGTAA